A stretch of the Kushneria konosiri genome encodes the following:
- a CDS encoding lytic transglycosylase domain-containing protein, whose amino-acid sequence MPEAHVSAQMIRQLSSAVSNDQRFDDHFEAEVWMTDMNRRLARYLDDPHQRLALLKSIQRESLRASLDLQLVLSVIDVESRFVPRARSSAGAQGLMQVMPFWKSEIGRDSDDLFDPETNLRYGCTILAWYLKVEKGDVTRALARYNGSLGKTRYPEQVLKSWEARWWVDS is encoded by the coding sequence ATGCCTGAGGCGCATGTCTCGGCTCAGATGATTCGACAACTCTCCAGCGCCGTCTCAAACGACCAACGCTTTGATGATCATTTTGAAGCCGAAGTCTGGATGACGGACATGAATCGGCGCCTGGCGCGCTATCTTGACGATCCGCATCAGCGCCTTGCATTACTGAAAAGCATTCAACGTGAATCCCTTCGCGCTTCGCTGGATCTGCAGCTGGTGCTTTCGGTCATTGATGTCGAAAGTCGCTTTGTGCCACGGGCACGCTCGAGTGCCGGCGCTCAGGGGCTCATGCAGGTCATGCCCTTCTGGAAAAGCGAGATTGGCCGGGACAGCGACGACCTCTTCGACCCCGAGACCAACCTGCGCTACGGCTGCACGATTCTGGCGTGGTATCTCAAGGTAGAAAAGGGGGATGTCACGCGCGCGCTGGCACGCTACAACGGCAGTCTCGGCAAAACGCGCTATCCGGAGCAGGTCCTGAAAAGCTGGGAGGCCCGCTGGTGGGTCGACAGCTAG
- a CDS encoding SEC-C domain-containing protein has product MLAAWVDQLLGFSTGALDAIRREERYPSLMVWARKEGAELLGGDVGLAQALAPVLWNQMPLERLGYRIETLAVPAPQEPCWCDSGRRYNDCCARVMLPGQVPPHLMWMLLLQRLRGKTLHEALSSHQAPAQALLEAGIVSAEGGQLGRAQTILESLFNNADWEGLPQESESAFELLSDVYQERGFIRKKAALMDSVVEHGPGFLRGAALKRLCLRYLDSDDLPSARETFIRTLETMPNEPALAYLESMLLLHEGQPEQARARADFWRRRLMHRSDLDEDQQAFLEQLAEDPEATLAEQMIYADEELAEPLDTLTRLLPMSSHGPRLSLFINADGRLEYQQDDLDHARYEMWQQHFTTENEEAPGSGLQGDPWRDARPWLDALCLHPEWLSTPAILQELAMALAGRFGNLPWMFQSIFSPLAQRFEAWLAAVERAESPFVWGDGDNHILFRLGLGLIIGMERGAREQSRQLAERLIRLDGEDSMGLRELLLEQLLSDGQDVRALSLIEEIEHSNDDGEPWLGLLLGKALALYRLARLEEARQALVMVEQANPWMLKLLVRENPRREPVTGNSPVPGSRAEAWQYRVLMRPHWVATRGALHWVDARLRSSVE; this is encoded by the coding sequence ATGCTGGCAGCCTGGGTGGACCAACTCCTTGGGTTTTCGACGGGAGCGCTTGACGCCATTCGTCGTGAAGAACGTTATCCTTCATTGATGGTGTGGGCAAGAAAGGAGGGCGCCGAGCTGCTTGGAGGCGATGTGGGGCTGGCGCAGGCGCTGGCCCCGGTGCTCTGGAATCAGATGCCTCTTGAGCGTCTTGGCTATCGGATCGAAACGCTGGCGGTGCCTGCTCCTCAGGAACCCTGCTGGTGTGATTCCGGCCGGCGCTATAACGACTGCTGTGCCCGCGTGATGCTGCCGGGGCAGGTACCGCCACATCTGATGTGGATGCTGCTGCTTCAGCGTCTTCGCGGCAAAACGCTGCATGAGGCACTGTCATCGCATCAGGCGCCGGCTCAGGCCCTGCTGGAAGCGGGTATTGTCAGTGCAGAAGGGGGCCAGCTCGGGCGGGCGCAAACCATTCTTGAGTCGCTTTTCAATAACGCTGACTGGGAGGGTCTGCCGCAGGAGAGCGAGTCTGCCTTTGAGCTTTTAAGCGATGTCTATCAGGAGCGCGGCTTTATTCGCAAGAAGGCGGCCCTGATGGACAGTGTTGTCGAGCATGGTCCCGGTTTTCTGCGCGGTGCGGCATTGAAGCGATTGTGCCTTCGCTATCTGGACAGTGACGATCTGCCCAGTGCTCGCGAGACCTTTATTCGCACGCTTGAGACCATGCCCAACGAACCGGCGCTGGCCTACCTTGAAAGCATGCTGCTGCTTCACGAAGGCCAGCCCGAGCAGGCCCGTGCACGCGCCGATTTCTGGCGCCGTCGATTGATGCATCGCAGTGATCTTGATGAGGATCAACAGGCCTTTCTCGAGCAGCTCGCAGAAGATCCCGAAGCGACTCTGGCCGAGCAGATGATTTATGCCGATGAGGAGCTCGCTGAGCCGCTGGATACGCTGACCCGGCTGTTGCCGATGTCCAGTCATGGGCCACGGTTGTCGCTTTTCATTAATGCCGATGGACGGCTTGAGTATCAGCAGGATGACCTGGATCATGCCCGCTACGAGATGTGGCAGCAGCACTTCACCACTGAGAATGAAGAAGCGCCCGGCAGTGGCCTCCAGGGTGATCCCTGGCGCGACGCCCGGCCATGGCTGGATGCCCTGTGTTTACACCCCGAGTGGCTGTCAACGCCTGCAATACTTCAGGAGCTTGCCATGGCGCTGGCCGGGCGCTTTGGTAATCTGCCATGGATGTTTCAGTCGATTTTCTCACCGCTGGCGCAGCGTTTCGAGGCATGGCTTGCTGCTGTCGAGCGGGCTGAAAGTCCCTTCGTTTGGGGAGATGGCGACAACCATATTCTCTTCAGGCTGGGTCTGGGACTGATTATCGGCATGGAGCGCGGCGCCCGTGAGCAGTCACGCCAATTGGCCGAGCGTTTGATCCGTCTGGACGGCGAAGACAGCATGGGCCTTCGTGAATTGTTGCTTGAGCAGCTTTTAAGTGATGGTCAGGACGTCAGAGCCCTGTCGCTGATTGAGGAAATCGAGCACAGCAATGATGACGGCGAGCCGTGGCTGGGGCTTTTGCTGGGCAAGGCGCTGGCGCTGTATCGTCTGGCGCGACTGGAGGAGGCCCGTCAGGCGCTGGTCATGGTCGAGCAGGCCAACCCCTGGATGCTCAAGCTGCTGGTACGGGAAAACCCGCGGCGAGAACCGGTCACCGGCAATTCTCCGGTACCTGGCTCGCGCGCCGAAGCCTGGCAGTATCGCGTTCTCATGCGGCCCCACTGGGTGGCCACTCGAGGGGCGCTACACTGGGTGGATGCCAGACTGCGATCCAGCGTCGAGTAA
- the rfaH gene encoding transcription/translation regulatory transformer protein RfaH: MKTTGPEGLRWYAVQCKSGESFRAAEHLEYQGYTVFHPVIQREKRQRGKAGQVIEPLFPWYLFIRMNPLQDNWVPVRSTRGVIRLLAFGREPVPVPDALIMTLRQQVNDPSEVEPERHFSEGERIEITDGPFRALEGLFVQGKEDERVVVLLNILQQEHRITLQAAQIQGAPEQ, encoded by the coding sequence ATGAAGACGACAGGGCCTGAAGGACTGCGCTGGTACGCGGTCCAGTGCAAGTCAGGAGAATCCTTTCGTGCCGCCGAGCATCTGGAGTATCAGGGCTATACCGTCTTTCATCCCGTCATTCAAAGGGAAAAGCGTCAGCGCGGCAAGGCAGGGCAGGTCATTGAGCCCCTGTTTCCCTGGTATCTGTTTATCCGGATGAACCCGCTGCAGGATAATTGGGTGCCCGTACGTTCCACCCGTGGGGTAATCCGGTTGCTCGCCTTTGGCCGTGAGCCTGTGCCTGTACCGGATGCGCTGATCATGACGCTGCGCCAGCAGGTCAATGATCCATCCGAAGTTGAGCCCGAGCGACATTTTAGTGAAGGCGAACGAATTGAAATTACCGATGGACCTTTCAGGGCGCTGGAGGGGCTTTTCGTTCAAGGCAAGGAAGATGAGCGCGTTGTTGTCTTGCTCAATATTTTGCAGCAGGAGCACCGTATTACGCTTCAGGCCGCCCAGATTCAGGGCGCCCCGGAGCAGTGA
- a CDS encoding superoxide dismutase, giving the protein MAYKLPELPYAFDALEPHIDAQTMEIHHGKHHNTYVTNANAALEKIPEDLAGLEASELLKQLDRVPEEQRTALRNNAGGHANHSLFWEILTPNARGLKEFPTLMNDIEKTFGSVEAFAEKFETAAKGRFGSGWAWLVVKNGKLDIVSTANQDNPVSSSAYGGCDATPILGVDVWEHAYYLNYQNRRPDYLKAFWNVVNWAEVEKRYNAAK; this is encoded by the coding sequence ATGGCTTATAAGCTTCCCGAACTGCCCTATGCATTTGATGCACTCGAACCCCATATCGATGCGCAGACGATGGAAATTCACCATGGCAAGCATCACAACACCTATGTGACCAATGCAAACGCTGCGCTGGAAAAGATTCCTGAAGATCTGGCAGGTCTCGAAGCGTCCGAACTGCTCAAGCAGCTCGACCGCGTTCCCGAAGAGCAGCGCACGGCGCTTCGCAACAACGCCGGCGGTCATGCCAACCATTCCCTGTTCTGGGAAATCCTGACGCCCAACGCACGGGGTCTGAAGGAATTCCCGACGCTGATGAACGACATCGAAAAGACGTTCGGTAGCGTTGAAGCCTTTGCCGAGAAGTTTGAAACTGCCGCCAAGGGTCGTTTCGGTTCTGGCTGGGCATGGCTGGTGGTCAAAAACGGCAAGCTGGACATCGTGTCCACTGCCAATCAGGACAACCCGGTCTCTTCCTCTGCCTACGGTGGCTGTGACGCCACGCCGATTCTGGGCGTGGACGTATGGGAGCATGCCTACTACCTGAACTATCAGAACCGTCGTCCGGACTACCTCAAGGCGTTCTGGAATGTCGTGAACTGGGCAGAAGTCGAAAAGCGCTACAACGCTGCCAAATAA
- the ppc gene encoding phosphoenolpyruvate carboxylase, with protein MQHVSSSAPEGTSSGEVPNNDNALEDNVLHASLREHVRLLGDSLGHTIADDLGTDFVDQIEKIRALAKQGRKDAGARAELIDYLRALPEERMLPVTRAFNQFLNLANLAEQHYRGRFRRVEDYRPGTQPRLDELLERLTREGHDGEALLERIASMRIELVMTAHPTEVVRRTLIRKYDAINLCLAEINGSEEYPERLEQLQGRLNELVSQAWHTSEIRAERPTPVDEARWGLAVIEQSLWQAVPTFYRELDQMLLARAGRRLPLEAAPIRFASWMGGDRDGNPNVTSKVTREVLLLERHRAAESFRRDVQQLRLELSMWKATPELIELAGGPCPEPYRKVLSDLEQRLAATRDKAQMIWEGHGWSGERPTVDTREALQAPLEACYHSLMACGLDVIANGALLDTLRRVACFGTTMTRLDIRQESTRHTQVFEELTQYLGLGNYAEWDESARREFLLKELGSPRPLIPSKWPCSDEVREVLDTFEVIGSEYSEALGSYVISMAGQASDVLAVALLMKAVGGRVSLPISPLFETLDDLDRAGHVINDLLGMPEYQALIDARQEVMIGYSDSAKDAGQLAAAWAQYRAQERLVNVCHEHGVTLTLFHGRGGTVGRGGGPAHAAILSQPPGSVQGSLRVTEQGEMIRFKFGQPRIAVRSMEIYLSAVLEATLLPPIEPKQEWREEMDHLAARAHQVYSGIVREDPAFVPYFRSVTPETALSGLPLGSRPAKRRATGGVETLRAIPWIFAWTQTRLMLPAWLGSDAAFAERSDSEEGMARLREMMNEWPFFGTFLDMLEMLLAKADADINAYYEERLIEDENSRALGTSLRERLEGLEATLLRIRQQDHLLEHAPLIRQAVDVRNPYIDPLHGLQAELLYRSREHEGAISPDLQRALMVTMAGISAGLRNTG; from the coding sequence ATGCAACACGTTTCTTCTTCTGCCCCTGAAGGTACCTCTTCAGGGGAGGTTCCCAATAACGATAATGCGCTGGAAGACAATGTGCTTCATGCCTCCCTGCGTGAGCATGTGCGTCTGCTCGGCGACAGTCTGGGACACACCATTGCCGATGATCTGGGCACCGATTTTGTTGACCAGATCGAGAAAATTCGGGCACTGGCCAAGCAGGGGCGCAAGGATGCCGGTGCCCGTGCTGAACTGATCGACTATCTGCGTGCGCTTCCAGAGGAGCGCATGCTGCCGGTGACGCGGGCCTTTAATCAGTTCCTCAATCTTGCCAACCTGGCCGAGCAGCACTATCGCGGTCGCTTTCGGCGAGTCGAGGATTACCGCCCCGGCACTCAGCCACGCCTGGATGAGCTGCTCGAGCGTCTGACCAGGGAAGGGCATGATGGAGAAGCGCTTCTCGAACGGATTGCCTCGATGCGCATCGAGCTTGTCATGACGGCGCATCCGACCGAGGTGGTCAGACGAACCCTGATTCGCAAATACGATGCCATCAATCTCTGTCTGGCAGAGATCAACGGCAGCGAAGAATATCCCGAGCGTTTGGAGCAGCTCCAGGGTCGGCTGAATGAGCTGGTCAGTCAGGCCTGGCACACCAGCGAAATACGGGCTGAACGGCCGACGCCGGTCGATGAGGCCCGCTGGGGGCTGGCGGTGATCGAGCAGTCGCTTTGGCAGGCCGTACCGACCTTCTATCGTGAGCTGGATCAGATGCTGCTGGCGCGTGCAGGCCGCAGACTACCGCTGGAAGCCGCGCCCATCCGGTTTGCCTCGTGGATGGGCGGCGACCGTGATGGTAATCCCAATGTCACCTCAAAAGTGACCCGCGAAGTACTGCTGCTCGAGCGCCATCGTGCGGCAGAAAGCTTCCGGCGTGACGTTCAACAGCTGCGCCTTGAACTGTCGATGTGGAAGGCCACCCCCGAGCTGATCGAACTGGCCGGCGGACCCTGCCCGGAACCCTATCGCAAGGTGCTCAGCGATCTTGAGCAGCGTCTGGCAGCAACCCGTGACAAGGCTCAGATGATCTGGGAAGGGCACGGCTGGAGCGGCGAGCGACCCACGGTGGACACCCGCGAAGCCCTGCAGGCGCCACTGGAAGCCTGTTACCACTCACTGATGGCCTGTGGCCTTGATGTAATCGCCAACGGGGCGCTGCTGGACACGCTACGCCGCGTGGCGTGTTTCGGCACCACCATGACCCGTCTGGATATCCGTCAGGAGTCCACGCGCCATACGCAGGTGTTCGAAGAGCTGACCCAGTATCTGGGGCTGGGCAACTACGCCGAATGGGATGAGTCCGCCCGCCGCGAATTTCTGCTCAAGGAGCTGGGGTCGCCGCGTCCGCTGATTCCGTCAAAATGGCCCTGCTCGGATGAGGTACGAGAGGTGCTCGATACCTTTGAGGTGATCGGCTCCGAATACAGCGAAGCGCTGGGCTCCTATGTCATTTCCATGGCCGGTCAGGCCAGTGACGTGCTGGCCGTGGCGCTGCTCATGAAGGCGGTTGGCGGCCGGGTCAGCCTGCCCATTTCCCCGCTTTTTGAAACGCTGGACGATCTGGATCGTGCCGGCCACGTCATCAACGACCTGTTGGGCATGCCGGAGTATCAGGCACTGATCGATGCTCGCCAGGAAGTCATGATTGGCTACTCGGATTCGGCCAAGGATGCCGGGCAGCTGGCGGCCGCCTGGGCGCAGTATCGTGCTCAGGAACGCCTGGTGAATGTGTGTCATGAGCATGGTGTGACGCTGACGCTGTTCCACGGCCGTGGCGGCACGGTGGGCCGTGGGGGCGGCCCGGCGCATGCGGCCATCCTCTCCCAGCCTCCCGGCTCGGTTCAGGGCAGTCTGCGCGTTACCGAGCAGGGCGAGATGATTCGCTTCAAGTTCGGCCAGCCTCGAATTGCCGTACGCTCGATGGAGATCTATCTCAGCGCCGTACTTGAAGCCACGCTGCTGCCGCCGATCGAGCCGAAGCAGGAGTGGCGCGAGGAAATGGATCATCTCGCCGCACGCGCCCATCAGGTGTATTCGGGAATCGTGCGGGAAGATCCAGCCTTTGTGCCCTATTTCCGCTCCGTGACGCCGGAGACGGCGCTGTCCGGTCTGCCGCTCGGATCACGTCCGGCCAAGCGTCGCGCAACGGGTGGCGTTGAAACGCTCAGAGCCATCCCCTGGATATTTGCCTGGACGCAAACGCGTTTGATGCTGCCGGCATGGCTGGGCAGCGATGCTGCCTTTGCCGAGCGCAGTGACAGTGAAGAAGGCATGGCGCGTCTACGTGAGATGATGAACGAGTGGCCTTTCTTTGGCACTTTCCTGGATATGCTCGAAATGCTTTTGGCCAAGGCTGATGCCGACATCAATGCCTACTACGAAGAGCGTCTGATCGAGGATGAAAACTCCAGGGCGCTGGGCACTTCCTTGCGTGAGCGTCTGGAAGGGCTTGAGGCCACACTGTTGCGCATTCGTCAGCAGGATCATCTGCTTGAACATGCGCCGCTGATTCGCCAGGCCGTCGATGTGCGCAATCCCTACATTGACCCTTTACACGGCCTGCAGGCTGAACTGCTGTACCGAAGCCGTGAGCATGAAGGGGCAATATCACCGGATCTTCAGCGCGCCTTGATGGTGACCATGGCAGGCATTTCAGCCGGGCTTCGCAATACCGGATAG
- a CDS encoding DNA topoisomerase III, translating to MQLIIAEKPSLGRAIASALPGRFSQSEGALISPDITVSWCFGHLLEQAAPEAYDERLKRWRLDDLPIIPTQWKLVPRPKARGQLAILRRLVKSADRIIHAGDPDREGQLLVQETIEYLGWKGPVERLLISDMNTPAVKRAWQSLEDNARFQPLYQAALTRSRADWLYGINLTRAWTVTGQQAGLKGVLSIGRVQTPLLGLIVRRDRTIEEFQPVDFYPLWADFETRHGIVRAWWQPGDQHRQDDQGRLLDAEPARALAARLPDQPAVIQAVEQKHQRQSAPLPYSLSTLQIDAARRYKMSAQSVLDCAQRLYERHRLITYPRSDCRYLPGDYLKGVGTTLQNACQGDDTLEHWHAGIDTAQKSRAFNDKKIGAHHAIAPTGQTPRWQTLSREEQNVYTLVARNVLAQFYPAFEYRDTRVTLVALKECFMTKGREILQPGWRVLFNTPDEDAILPAMTQGDSARVTQCEVQTRQTRPPEPFTDASLINAMTHVARYVTDNAVRATLKETDGLGTEATRASMIETLLSRDYVYRQSGTIRATRRGRGLIDALPESLSGPERTALWEQRLSRVREGNDSLSAFLNDMAGELKTLVSDVDAARLACAMQQAGGEQPQASTGRKKATTRRGKATRRTSSGSRKRTGKSTSKAGNTTS from the coding sequence ATGCAACTGATTATTGCCGAAAAGCCGTCACTGGGTCGCGCCATTGCCTCGGCACTACCCGGGCGCTTCAGCCAGTCGGAAGGCGCATTGATCAGCCCCGACATTACGGTCAGCTGGTGCTTTGGCCATCTGCTCGAGCAGGCGGCCCCGGAAGCCTATGACGAGCGCTTAAAGCGCTGGCGACTGGATGACCTCCCGATAATTCCCACCCAATGGAAGCTGGTGCCCCGCCCGAAAGCGCGAGGTCAGCTGGCCATCCTGCGCCGTCTGGTCAAGTCCGCCGACAGGATCATCCACGCCGGCGACCCCGACCGCGAAGGCCAGTTGCTGGTGCAGGAAACCATTGAATATCTGGGCTGGAAGGGGCCGGTCGAGCGCCTGTTGATCAGCGACATGAACACGCCGGCCGTCAAGCGCGCCTGGCAATCGCTCGAGGACAATGCCCGATTCCAGCCGCTCTATCAGGCCGCACTGACCCGATCGAGGGCAGACTGGCTGTATGGTATCAACCTGACCCGGGCCTGGACGGTGACCGGTCAGCAGGCCGGCCTCAAGGGTGTACTCTCCATCGGACGCGTGCAGACACCGTTGCTCGGGCTGATCGTACGCCGTGACAGAACCATCGAAGAGTTTCAGCCGGTAGATTTCTATCCGCTATGGGCGGATTTCGAGACTCGCCACGGCATTGTCCGCGCCTGGTGGCAACCGGGCGATCAACACCGTCAGGATGATCAGGGACGTCTTCTGGACGCCGAACCCGCCCGGGCGCTGGCGGCAAGATTGCCCGATCAGCCTGCCGTCATTCAGGCGGTCGAGCAGAAACATCAAAGGCAGAGCGCACCGCTGCCCTATTCGCTTTCAACGCTTCAGATCGATGCGGCCCGACGCTACAAAATGTCGGCTCAATCCGTGCTCGACTGCGCCCAGCGCCTGTATGAGCGACATCGCCTGATTACCTACCCGCGCTCGGACTGTCGCTACCTGCCAGGCGATTATCTCAAGGGCGTCGGCACCACACTGCAAAACGCCTGTCAGGGCGACGACACGCTCGAGCACTGGCATGCCGGCATCGATACCGCACAAAAGTCGCGCGCCTTCAACGACAAGAAGATTGGTGCCCACCACGCCATTGCCCCCACCGGCCAGACGCCGCGCTGGCAAACCCTGAGCAGAGAGGAGCAAAACGTCTATACGCTGGTGGCGCGCAATGTACTGGCCCAGTTTTATCCAGCCTTTGAGTATCGGGATACTCGCGTCACGCTGGTCGCCCTGAAAGAGTGCTTCATGACCAAAGGCCGTGAAATCCTGCAGCCGGGCTGGCGTGTGCTGTTCAATACGCCCGATGAAGATGCCATCCTGCCGGCCATGACGCAGGGAGATAGCGCCCGGGTGACTCAGTGCGAGGTACAAACCCGCCAGACGCGCCCGCCCGAGCCCTTCACCGACGCCAGTTTAATCAATGCCATGACCCATGTGGCGCGCTATGTCACCGACAATGCGGTTCGGGCCACACTCAAGGAGACGGACGGGCTGGGAACCGAGGCCACCCGCGCCAGCATGATCGAGACACTGTTAAGTCGCGACTACGTATACCGACAGTCAGGCACCATCCGCGCCACACGACGAGGCCGCGGGCTGATCGATGCCCTGCCGGAGAGCCTCTCCGGCCCCGAGCGAACAGCACTCTGGGAACAGCGACTCTCACGCGTCCGGGAAGGCAACGATTCGCTGAGCGCCTTTCTCAATGATATGGCAGGTGAGCTCAAAACGCTGGTCAGCGACGTTGATGCCGCACGCCTTGCCTGCGCCATGCAGCAGGCCGGCGGCGAACAGCCACAGGCGAGTACCGGTCGTAAGAAAGCCACCACCCGCCGGGGCAAGGCCACCAGGCGAACCTCCTCGGGCTCGCGCAAGCGCACCGGAAAAAGCACCTCAAAAGCCGGCAATACCACCTCCTGA
- a CDS encoding murein transglycosylase A gives MSFVSAETSCPQGLLRLARRTTSVILTGVVLTACSTGQTGFQPAKTPHYNDSSTPMHPTSWQQLPGWQDDNLLSAWSAFKTSCEKLARKPDWASVCNDARHVDPLDSRAIRRYFEHRFTPFTLSNSDGSTVGTITGYYEPVLRGSRTRHGPYQVPLYRNIGSSSLMAASRSQLIKSGVLRGRELVWVDDPVEAAFLQIQGSGRIKLAEGGEMRVGFAGATDQPFQSFARWLLNHGEITPAQATLPGIKAWASANPGRVQEMLNVNPRFVFFRELDSTHKNSDGPIGAQGVPLTPERSIAIDPDQIPLGAPVFLSTTRPLSNQRMQRLMLAQDTGSAIKGIVRADFFWGHGDEASLNAGRMKQPGQMWVFLPNRQ, from the coding sequence TTGTCTTTTGTATCTGCTGAAACATCCTGCCCTCAGGGCCTTTTGCGACTGGCACGCCGAACCACGAGTGTCATCCTGACAGGCGTGGTTCTCACCGCCTGCTCCACCGGTCAAACCGGCTTTCAACCGGCCAAAACGCCCCACTACAACGACTCAAGCACTCCCATGCATCCTACCAGCTGGCAACAACTGCCCGGCTGGCAGGACGATAACCTCCTGAGCGCCTGGAGCGCCTTCAAGACCAGCTGTGAAAAGCTCGCACGCAAGCCGGACTGGGCATCGGTCTGCAACGACGCACGCCACGTTGATCCTCTGGACAGTCGCGCGATACGGCGCTACTTCGAGCATCGCTTTACACCCTTTACCCTGAGCAACAGCGATGGCTCGACGGTGGGTACCATCACAGGCTACTACGAACCGGTACTCAGGGGCTCAAGAACGCGTCATGGCCCCTATCAGGTGCCACTGTACCGCAACATCGGCAGCAGCAGCCTCATGGCCGCCAGCCGCAGTCAGCTGATCAAAAGCGGCGTACTGCGGGGTCGCGAACTGGTGTGGGTAGATGATCCTGTAGAAGCCGCTTTCCTGCAGATTCAGGGATCAGGTCGGATCAAGCTGGCAGAAGGCGGTGAAATGCGCGTCGGTTTTGCCGGAGCCACGGATCAGCCCTTTCAATCCTTTGCCCGCTGGCTGCTGAATCATGGCGAAATCACACCGGCCCAGGCCACTCTGCCGGGCATCAAGGCCTGGGCCAGTGCCAACCCGGGCCGCGTGCAGGAAATGCTCAACGTCAATCCCAGATTCGTCTTTTTCAGAGAGCTTGATAGCACGCACAAGAACAGTGACGGACCCATCGGCGCGCAAGGCGTACCGCTGACACCCGAGCGAAGCATCGCCATCGATCCTGATCAGATTCCATTGGGCGCGCCGGTCTTTCTTTCAACGACTCGCCCGCTGTCCAATCAGCGCATGCAACGCTTGATGCTGGCACAGGATACGGGAAGTGCCATCAAGGGCATCGTGCGCGCCGACTTTTTCTGGGGCCACGGGGACGAGGCCAGCCTCAATGCCGGACGCATGAAGCAGCCCGGGCAGATGTGGGTCTTTCTTCCCAATCGTCAGTAG
- a CDS encoding AmpG family muropeptide MFS transporter — protein sequence MPATFWITPLISIATARAAVARHGITFLMGLASGLPLLLTGSVLQAWMTDAGVSLDAVGLLALIGIPYTLKFLWAPLLDRFELPFLGRRRGWLLLTQLALTSLIVALALSDPGLAPLTVGAVALGISFFSATQDIIIDAYRREHLPEKELGIGSSLYTYGYRTGMLFASGGGLMLADSIGFRATYLTMAVVLGACMLVTLMAPEPGAQRPTHPQNWRDTFLDPIRNFLMRPGALWLLLFILLYKLGDSVAGNLTTPFYKSIGFSNAEIGATVKIFGFWPLLGGIFLGGLVILRIGIYRSLWWFGLLQMASTAGFIWLNHVGYSITALATVVSFENAAAGMGTAAFLAFMAALTDKRFTAGQYALLSSIMGLPRVVISAPGGILSEAVGWDGFFLICTLAAIPGLMILWYFRQWRDIADSSNR from the coding sequence ATGCCCGCGACTTTCTGGATAACACCGTTGATTTCGATTGCTACAGCCCGGGCCGCCGTTGCGCGCCATGGTATCACGTTCCTCATGGGGCTCGCGTCAGGGCTGCCACTGCTGCTGACGGGCAGCGTCCTTCAGGCATGGATGACCGATGCCGGCGTCTCACTTGACGCCGTTGGCCTGCTGGCGCTGATCGGCATTCCCTACACGCTCAAGTTTCTCTGGGCTCCCTTGCTCGATCGCTTCGAGCTGCCCTTTCTTGGGCGGCGGCGGGGATGGCTGCTGCTGACACAGCTGGCGCTGACCTCACTGATTGTTGCACTCGCCCTTTCCGATCCGGGTCTGGCCCCGTTGACCGTTGGCGCTGTGGCTCTGGGTATCAGCTTTTTCAGTGCAACGCAGGACATCATCATTGATGCCTATCGTCGTGAGCATCTCCCCGAAAAGGAACTCGGCATCGGCTCAAGCCTTTATACCTACGGTTATCGTACCGGCATGCTGTTTGCCTCTGGTGGCGGCCTGATGCTGGCTGACAGCATCGGATTTCGCGCGACCTATCTGACCATGGCGGTCGTACTGGGTGCGTGCATGCTGGTGACCCTCATGGCGCCCGAACCAGGCGCCCAGCGTCCCACGCATCCACAGAACTGGCGAGATACCTTTCTTGATCCCATTCGAAACTTTTTAATGCGACCGGGCGCGCTCTGGCTTTTGCTCTTTATCCTGCTTTACAAGCTTGGTGACTCGGTGGCCGGCAACCTGACCACGCCCTTTTACAAATCGATCGGCTTTTCCAACGCCGAAATTGGCGCCACGGTCAAGATTTTTGGCTTCTGGCCGCTGCTGGGCGGCATCTTCCTCGGCGGCCTGGTCATCCTTCGCATCGGCATTTATCGGTCTTTGTGGTGGTTCGGGCTGTTACAGATGGCTTCCACGGCAGGTTTTATCTGGCTCAATCATGTCGGCTACTCGATCACGGCACTGGCCACCGTGGTCAGCTTTGAAAACGCCGCAGCCGGTATGGGCACAGCGGCCTTTCTGGCCTTCATGGCCGCCCTGACCGACAAGCGATTCACAGCCGGCCAGTATGCCCTGCTGTCCTCGATCATGGGCCTGCCCAGAGTCGTGATTTCAGCCCCTGGTGGCATCCTGTCAGAGGCCGTGGGATGGGACGGTTTCTTTTTGATCTGCACTCTGGCGGCTATTCCTGGTCTGATGATCCTTTGGTATTTTCGCCAATGGCGCGATATTGCCGATTCATCCAACCGGTAA